One region of Ursus arctos isolate Adak ecotype North America unplaced genomic scaffold, UrsArc2.0 scaffold_33, whole genome shotgun sequence genomic DNA includes:
- the TMEM252 gene encoding transmembrane protein 252, translated as MQNRTSLVLCALALLMGFLMICLGAFFISSGSIFNCRGNLILAYMLLPLGFVILLSGIFWSTYRQARESKGVFTHVLRRHLSHGAPLATVDRPDFYPPAYEESLDAEKQPCPAGGEALGVPPPLYTEIGLEFEDAMDARPEAPPSYEESVAGRAPAATSLQDAERQSRGC; from the exons ATGCAGAACAGAACTAGTCTTGTTCTCTGTGCCCTTGCCCTCCTGATGGGCTTTCTGATGATCTGTCTGGGGgccttcttcatttcttcaggATCGATATTCAACTGTCGAGGGAATCTGATCCTGGCCTATATGCTTCTGCCGCTGGGGTTTGTGATCCTTCTGAGTGGAATTTTCTGGAGCACCTACCGCCaggcaagggaaagcaaaggGGTGTTCACCCATGTGCTCAGAAGACACCTTTCTCATGGGGCACCCCTGGCCACAGTTGACAG GCCAGATTTCTACCCTCCTGCATATGAAGAGAGTCTTGATGCCGAGAAGCAACCTTGTCCTGCAGGGGGCGAGGCCTTGGGTGTTCCTCCTCCTCTGTACACAGAGATAGGCCTTGAATTCGAGGATGCGATGGATGCCCGCCCAGAGGCCCCCCCTTCCTACGAGGAGTCTGTAGCAGGCAGAGCGCCGGCAGCCACATCATTGCAGGATGCCGAGAGGCAGAGCCGGGGATGCTGA